The Cryptococcus gattii WM276 chromosome B, complete sequence genome has a segment encoding these proteins:
- a CDS encoding Cation transporter, putative (Similar to SGTC gene model, INSD accession AAW40617.1) has translation MPDSNTRTVVAIDYAPTPARHPHSDSHRTPNSHPSPILTHRTPSAHPDVAQPEFAELLTPLKFRRRKLQPRPDQQPTSLPLVAGPSDLGYYTLEGDLYRGSAYNPTQPPPAVAAQVDDDAISLGTKSTTSSTSNWSWGSGNFDRAMAVIERVGEALGVRRGSAGSSSSDSSADGSDMESLKSQATAPKKGKKRRGSFMSSVSRQTSRGGAEGVKAKYKRDQLPKRRQFTLLVPPPALPAGDVDIGISTAIETHVFTEIGKLSGDRVDDKKYPSDRVITTPSLPTVLAKIQSVRLLSGYSDIYSSVGNTPTQTSNASSCPTASFASRVPVRRGGSAPGRSRKATGFVNPLPLLSQSQSRLQCRSPSAASSRTATQSRLDTLRGAAETHPPIRPKSVSDLLGLNLDAKSLQGGTPLIERELNLEVKGKSKSTGCWWLDVSCPTWEDLREIGELLGLHPLTLEDVLQQDPREKLDRFDKLGYYFLVVRALDENYFKYTPGSSVPSPSTPSRERNGKGGNAQTAESISTEKELIDEKDGLGQGADGRYRGNRNEDGSDQRQDVEGLEYKKSERRRRGWGMGRAQGKMAGKMGEKVEIIEDRPGEEGLEGVGVGAVNVYLVVFADGIISFHFEDISKHTNRVLDRVLTLANPDHGADWIAHGLLDSIVDAFFPIIRYVDGAVDDIDSLTIDPTTDPKKTTAYLGLGLGSVTVGINEDGSENFKQDEMGSAKKRNGLWRTPDHLSTPHISLCKRLRASFPHFYPPPQLLRPFTYLRLFLLPTSSAVKRKHEQAPKMVFDRSTMLKNMTDMRKLVTGLTRLLIAKGAVIGRLRKRAKEEGGTVEAYIGDVEDHILLLQNSLYHYEYILSHCQPAYLSHLNVSFAFTKGRTDQAILALSVIAISILPMQFITSLFSMNVNVPHNGWKQCPTHNLCEPDGSLAPFNYFAAIVTGIALVACCMVSIIRWWRWNARKKFGRLRGVEVPSAWDGFWGWE, from the exons ATGCCCGACTCCAATACACGTACCGTGGTCGCCATAGACTACGCTCCAACACCGGCACGACATCCCCATTCCGATTCGCATCGAACTCCCAATTCACACCCCTCCCCGATTCTCACACACCGCACACCTTCCGCCCACCCTGATGTGGCGCAACCAGAATTCGCGGAGCTCTTGACACCTCTCAAATTCCGAAGGCGCAAGCTTCAACCGAGACCAGACCAGCAACCTACTTCTTTACCTCTTGTCGCTGGTCCTTCTGATTTAGGATACTATACTCTGGAAGGAGATTTATATCGAGGCTCCGCTTATAACCCCACGCAACCTCCACCGGCTGTCGCTGCACAGGTCGACGATGATGCAATATCATTAGGGACGAAGAGTACCACGAGCTCGACCTCGAACTGGTCTTGGGGCTCGGGTAATTTTGATCGGGCAATGGCGGTAATTGAGCGAGTTGGAGAAGCTTTAGGTGTTCGTCGAGGGAGCGCAggctcttcttcctcggATTCATCAGCAGACGGCTCCGATATGGAGAGTCTTAAATCTCAAGCCACAGCACCGAAGAAAGGTaaaaagagaagagggagtTTTATGTCCAGTGTTAGTCGACAAACGTCTCGAGGAGGTGCGGAAGGGGTCAAAGCGAAGTACAAAAGGGACCAGTTACCAAAGAGACGACAGTTCACATTGTTGGTACCTCCACCTGCTTTACCCGCTGGAGATGTGGATATCGGCATTTCAACGGCGATAGAAACACATGTCTTTACCGAAATCGGAAAACTTTCGGGGGATCGAGTAGACGACAAAAAGTACCCCTCAGACCGAGTGATCACAACCCCCTCCCTCCCTACTGTCCTCGCCAAAATCCAATCAGTTCGACTATTGAGCGGTTATTCTGATATTTACAGCTCCGTCGGCAACACTCCAACTCAAACATCAAATGCGTCATCCTGTCCAACTGCGAGTTTTGCATCTCGTGTACCTGTCAGAAGAGGAGGTTCTGCTCCGGGGAGAAGTCGGAAAGCCACTGGATTTGTGAaccctctccctcttctaTCACAAAGCCAATCCAGATTGCAATGCCGATCCCCATCTGCAGCATCTTCTCGCACCGCAACACAATCACGACTTGATACATTACGAGGTGCGGCTGAAACACATCCTCCCATCAGGCCGAAATCCGTTTCCGACTTACTAGGCCTGAATCTCGATGCAAAGTCTCTGCAGGGAGGGACGCCATTGATAGAGAGAGAACTCAACTTAGAAGTGAAGGGAAAGTCAAAGTCAACAGGGTGTTGGTGGTTAGACGTGTCTTGCCCTACATGGGAAGACTTAAGAGAAATTGGCGAG TTACTCGGTCTCCACCCCCTGACACTGGAAGATGTCCTCCAACAAGACCCACGCGAAAAGCTTGATCGGTTTGATAAACTGGGTTATTACTTCCTGGTCGTACGAGCCCTCGATGAAAACTACTTCAAATATACTCCCGGCTCTTCTGTACCATCTCCATCGACCCCGAGCCGGGAAAGAAATGGCAAAGGGGGTAATGCCCAAACAGCCGAGTCAATTTCGACAGAAAAAGAGCTTATCGACGAGAAAGACGGTCTCGGTCAAGGGGCTGATGGAAGGTATCGCGGTAATAGGAATGAGGATGGAAGTGATCAGCGACAGGATGTCGAAGGACTAGAGTATAAGAAGAgcgaaagaagaaggagaggatgggGTATGGGCCGAGCCCAAGGAAAAATGGCGGGAAAAATGGGTGAGAAGGTGGAAATCATTGAAGATAGACcgggagaagaaggattaGAAGGTGTAGGTGTGGGTGCTGTGAATGTTTACCTTGTAGTATTTGCCGATGGCATCATCAGT TTCCATTTTGAAGACATTTCTAAACACACCAACCGAGTCCTTGATCGGGTTCTTACTCTCGCCAACCCGGATCACGGCGCTGACTGGATTGCGCATGGTCTCCTCGACTCGATCGTCGACGCTTTTTTCCCAATCATTCGTTATGTCGATGGAGCAGTTGATGATATTGACTCATTGACTATTGACCCTACGACAGACCCCAAGAAGACGACGGCGTATCTGGGTCTCGGGCTTGGAAGCGTGACTGTCGGAATAAACGAAGACGGTAGTGAAAATTTTAAACAAGATGAAATGGGAAGTGCCAAGAAGCGAAACGGTCTTTGGCGGACTCCCGATCATCTATCAACGCCACATATCTCATTGTGCAAGCGTCTTCGAGCCTCTTTTCCCCACTTTTACCCTCCTCCCCAACTTCTCCGCCCATTTACATACCTACGTCTATTCCTCCTCCCTACCTCATCAGCCGTCAAACGAAAACATGAGCAAGCACCCAAGATGGTATTCGACAGATCGACCATGCTGAAAAACATGACGGACATGAGAAAGCTGGTGACTGGTTTGACGAGGCTGTTAATTGCGAAAGGAGCAGTTATAGGGAGGTTAAGGAAGAGAGcgaaggaagaaggcggGACTGTCGAAGCGTATATTGGAGACGTCGAAG ACCATATCCTGCTGTTGCAAAACAGTCTGTATCATTACGAGTACATCCTTTCGCACTGCCAACCGGCCTATCTGTCTCATCTCAATGTTTCATTTGCGTTTACGAAGGGGAGAACGGATCAGGCGATCTTGGCGCTGTCAGTTATCGCGATCTCAATCCTGCCAATGCAGTTTATCACCA GTCTCTTTTCAATGAACGTCAATGTCCCCCACAACGGCTGGAAACAGTGTCCCACCCATAATCTATGTGAACCCGATGGCTCTCTCGCTCCCTTCAACTATTTTGCGGCTATCGTAACTGGCATCGCATTGGTGGCTTGTTGCATGGTCAGCATTATAagatggtggagatggaaTGCAAGGAAGAAATTTGGAAGGTTAAGAGGGGTTGAGGTGCCAAGTGCTTGGGATGGATTCTGGGGATGGGAGTAG
- a CDS encoding Calcium-binding protein, putative (Similar to TIGR gene model, INSD accession AAW40618.1) produces the protein MPQYISAPSPYGSVSAEARRRYEERYAKKRAEEAAKARAEAEAANQPEQPQQPVQQQQSPAPPISLQPGYSQNYPNGYPQQHPGHPQQPQQAAGGPLHPHQNYVRPPPQVVKNDPSVQYHPVQSSAPRQQIQTQQPQRWANPAPQGQVLALGHLQPEQLSHQQQLWQQAQKHSASPSAPVEDQELQTMFLQFDSSRTGQLNAYDLQRLLAKDARMEAREDAVKMVNIFDTDRSGSINFQEFEGLYRYIQDWHDIFRRFDRDNSGLIDRLELSNALQGFGFSLPPELVAKLVKRFTPPPTLGQTAASRPGISFDRFLLACVTVKHYTEAFRRLDPGNTGYITVAYNDYMDIVLDAPS, from the exons ATGCCTCAATACATCAGTGCGCCCAGCCCATACGGCAGTGTTAGTGCCGAAGCAAGAAGACGGTACGAAGAGCGATACGCGAAAAAGAGGGCAGAGGAAGCAGCCAAAGCTCGAGCGGAGGCCGAAGCCGCGAACCAGCCCGAACAACCTCAGCAACCAGTACAACAGCAACAGTCACCAGCCCCCCCTATTAGTCTCCAGCCTGGGTATAGTCAGAATTATCCAAACGGATATCCTCAACAGCACCCTGGTCACCCTCAACAGCCGCAACAAGCTGCCGGCGGTCCCCTACATCCCCATCAGAATTATGTTCGTCCTCCACCACAAGTGGTTAAAAACGACCCATCTGTACAATACCATCCAGTGCAATCTTCTGCTCCCCGGCAACAAATACAAACGCAACAACCGCAAAGGTGGGCTAATCCGGCGCCTCAAGGTCAAGTGTTAGCTTTGGGGCATCTGCAGCCCGAACAACTATCTCATCAACAGCAGCTGTGGCAACAAGCTCAAAAACACTCTGCTTCTCCCTCCGCTCCAGTAGAGGACCAAGAGCTCCAGACCAT GTTCCTCCAGTTTGATAGTTCTCGAACTGGTCAATTAAATGCATATGATTTGCAAAGACTGCTTGCAAAGGATGCCAGAATGGAAGCGAGAGAAGACGCTGTCAAAATGGTGA ACATTTTCGACACTGACCGCAGCGGGAGCATCAATTTTCAAGAATTTGAAGGACTTTACCGCTATATTCAA GACTGGCATGATATATTCCGCCGCTTTGACCGCGATAACTCGGGTCTCATCGATCGCCTGGAACTGTCGAACGCCTTACAGGGATTCGGtttttcccttcctcccgAACTGGTCGCCAAGCTTGTAAAAAGATTTACTCCACCTCCAACTCTGGGACAGACAGCTGCGTCGCGTCCAGGGATTAGCTTTGATAGGTTCCTGTTGGCTTGTGTGACAGTGAAACATTATACCGAAGCATTCAGGCG GCTTGACCCGGGAAATACAGGATATATCACTGTTGCCTACAACGACTAT ATGGATATCGTCCTCGATGCGCCCAGCTAA
- a CDS encoding Cell cycle arrest in response to pheromone-related protein, putative (Similar to TIGR gene model, XP_566438.1) — translation MIVKRDGQEDGLLSGLPGGMFRSPVHEKKQKVGDWTEAPLSSRKAYIEVQLEQFESPNQHIRRLAQGRLLYLLQGCFEETTSPEMQLHWVIENAKAVRAVDGVATIVYGLRDAARRYSISADDKPAPGSLPSGTVPAQVDPYDDHSAELMDLLAMLYFIVEVLRTDDTFGDELMAMSPPLPLALFQMVSTLRDKIPKGYPVKKVLLLLWKTLLACLGGMKEVVQAMALSREQAGLDPNTKYFTKASPIDITSWHRDTATKYPTFTPPPCTAHPVPSEKLAESIRPIPPRPNYHSTEMPPAPPRPQPPAPPTNNPSLPLPGTPAPSPPPSPAPPKKKQQFQTDPSRPFVFPYSRSSAAAPSSLVPFAVSEADKLYHQHEYISLGLLQMWQVREDYIREERGLGRSGLIGFTNSSDGEEEEDAEEVEALMREWKYEQEEMECEERGDREGMKKAREKRMAAKRLRRVDIIHKNTLPILHSCVIALLKLLLATVTSPATGGGVNLQNASMPPGLHSPTQEMPPSDKPNAPPPTQEEIDIARHREITSKAVSAILILLLKWFKASHILKFHLLTQLLFDSNCLLLLLKMFGLTDISQVVTAHNEVESLNFFNYCYLECGRQRPGNAVDLRSSRRSSGPLPENAELSNDYSWRNFFSTINFLKVLQKVTKHRSHRTYVMSSYKSWQILKRMLKVNQPMLQLQVLKLIKSQMPWCGRKWRQAAGNMKVITSIYLNCRPELRDDWLAGTDQDTELEDAVPQDTALRTLVQFYNLRHYITPAPFSPDVSHRRASSFNPLYEDPVLQTQHPQFGHRARSDSISGTSSESDVFPPRKSSSTNPASLPYNPDEMIEFWLHEYEDVLVEVFGVEGGNEVLDEFGLSNEMAGLSFTNKSSSGAGVGEDIQTPGPGTADSRAWSRLSEIMRRGDEDEISDSESVVSIGELGNAARLGGQVADAVNGEERVSEDGEGLEESVPEGEKSRVGMGKGRRKSGAGENTWEHISPTLALLPRTPAERRRSSSSSTGSPLRPVVPSAINLDSLEGPDEVFEDEEIDTRGPMPIKMDTKDHEEREGGAVDEVEYTYGE, via the exons ATGATCGTGAAGCGCGATGGCCAAGAGGATGGACTTTTGTCAGGACTGCCTGGCGGAATGTTCCGATCACCAGTGCACgagaagaagcaaaagGTAGGCG ATTGGACTGAGGCGCCCCTATCCTCTCGCAAAGCGTATATTGAAGTTCAACTCGAACAGTTTGAATCACCTAATCAACACATCCGCCGGCTTGCTCAAGGTCGTTTGTTGTATTTGCTGCAAGGGTGTTTCGAGGAGACTACTTCGCCGGAAATGCAACTGCATTGGGTTATCGAGAATGCCAAGGCGGTGAGGGCAGTCGATGGTGTGGCGACGATTGTATACGGATTGAGAGACGCAGCAAGGAGATATAGTATTTCAGC GGACGACAAGCCTGCTCCTGGTTCTCTTCCATCAGGAACAGTCCCAGCCCAGGTTGACCCGTATGATGACCATAGCGCAGAGCTTATGGACCTTTTGGCAATGCTCTATTTTATCGTAGAGGTTCTAAGGACAGATGACACGTTTGGAGATGAACTTA TGGCCATGTcccctcccctccccctcGCCCTCTTCCAAATGGTGTCCACCCTCCGAGACAAGATTCCGAAAGGCTATCCAGTGAAAAAAGTCTTGTTACTGTTATGGAAAACGCTGCTTGCTTGCCTTGGAGGGATGAAAGAAGTCGTACAAGCCATGGCTCTATCCCGAGAACAGGCCGGGCTGGATCCAAACACCAAGT ACTTTACTAAAGCTTCCCCTATCGATATCACCTCCTGGCATCGTGATACCGCTACAAAGTATCCTACTTTCACCCCTCCGCCTTGTACCGCGCATCCCGTTCCTAGCGAGAAACTGGCCGAAAGCATACGTCCAATTCCCCCACGACCCAACTATCATTCGACTGAAATGCCCCCAGCTCCCCCCCGACCTCAACCTCCCGCTCCACCTACCAACAACCCTTCATTACCTCTTCCTGGTACACCGGCCCCTTCTCCACCACCGTCCCCTGCTCCaccgaagaagaagcagcaATTCCAAACCGACCCTTCTCGTCCCTTTGTTTTCCCTTATTCTCGTTCTTCCGCGGCAGCCCCATCTTCCCTCGTTCCGTTCGCCGTTTCTGAAGCCGACAAACTTTATCATCAACATGAATACATATCTCTCGGCTTGCTACAAATGTGGCAAGTTCGCGAAGACTATATCCGTGAAGAGAGAGGATTGGGAAGGAGTGGGTTAATTGGTTTCACGAATAGCTCCGAcggtgaagaagaggaagatgcAGAGGAAGTGGAAGCGCTGATGAGAGAATGGAAGTATGAGCAAGAGGAAATGGAATGTGAAGAACGGGGAGATAGGGAGGGTATGAAGAAAGCAAGGGAGAAGCGGATGGCTGCGAAGAGACTAAGAAGGGTTGACATCATTCAT AAAAACACTCTGCCTATACTGCATAGCTGCGTGATTGCTCTCCTTAAGCTGTTGCTTGCCACAGTGACTTCACCCGCTACGGGCGGCGGAGTGAATCTTCAAAACGCCAGCATGCCTCCTGGTCTACATTCGCCTACGCAAGAAATGCCTC CTTCTGACAAACCTAACGCGCCGCCCCCAACGCAAGAAGAGATTGATATTGCCCGACACCGTGAAATCACGTCAAAGGCCGTGTCAGCAATCTTGATATTACTGCTCAAGTGGTTCAAAGCATCTC ACATTCTCAAATTCCATCTCCTTACGCAGCTCCTTTTCGATTCGAATTGCTTATTGTTACTTCTCAAGATGTTCGGTCTTACTGACATCTCCCAAGTAGTAACAGCTCATAACGAAGTCGAATCACTCAA CTTCTTCAACTACTGTTACCTCGAATGTGGCCGTCAACGTCCCGGTAATGCCGTAGATCTTCGATCCTCTCGACGTTCCTCGGGACCTTTGCCAGAAAATGCAGAACTATCCAACGACTATTCATGGCGcaacttcttctccaccatcaATTTCCTGAAGGTGTTACAGAAAGTAACAAAACATAGAAGCCATCGAACGTATGTTATGAGCTCATACAAAAGCTGG CAAATCTTAAAGCGGATGCTGAAGGTTAACCAGCCTATGTTGCAACTCCAAGTGCTCAAGCTTATCAAAAGTCAGATGCCCTGGTGTGGGCGCAAATGGCGCCAAG CCGCTGGGAACATGAAAGTCATCACGTCCATCTATCTCAACTGTCGCCCCGAGCTGCGAGACGACTGGTTAGCGGGGACGGACCAAGACACCGAGCTTGAGGATGCTGTG CCCCAAGATACTGCCCTTCGGACTCTTGTGCAATTCTATAATCTCCGACATTACATTACCCCTGCTCCGTTTTCGCCCGATGTGTCCCACCGCCGCGCCTCGTCGTTCAACCCCTTGTACGAAGATCCTGTTCTTCAGACCCAACATCCTCAATTTGGACATCGTGCGCGCTCAGACTCTATTAGCGGCACCAGCTCTGAATCAGACGTCTTTCCACCTCGAAAAAGCTCTTCCACGAACCCGGCATCATTGCCTTACAACCCTGACGAGATGATTGAGTTTTGGCTACACGAGTACGAGGATGTGCTTGTCGAGGTCTTTGGGGTAGAGGGTGGTAATGAGGTTTTGGACGAATTCGGGCTAAGCAATGAAATGGCCGGGTTGAGTTTCACAAATAAATCTTCTTCCGGTGCTGGTGTTGGAGAGGATATCCAAACTCCTGGGCCCGGAACCGCTGACAGCCGCGCCTGGAGCCGGTTGAGCGAGATCATGAGGAGAGGGGACGAAGACGAGATAAGCGATTCCGAAAGTGTAGTCAGTATCGGGGAGTTGGGCAATGCTGCAAGGCTAGGCGGACAAGTTGCTGATGCAGTTAATGGCGAAGAGCGAGTGTcggaagatggtgaaggtTTAGAAGAATCGGTGCcagaaggagaaaagagtCGGGTTGGGATGGGTAAAGGGAGGAGAAAGAGCGGTGCTGGGGAGAACACATGGGAG CACATTTCACCAACCCTCGCTCTCCTTCCACGTACGCCGGCCGAACGGCGCCgctcttcctcatcatccaccGGCTCGCCTCTTCGTCCCGTCGTTCCTTCCGCAATTAATTTAGATTCTCTCGAAGGTCCAGATGAGGTctttgaggatgaggaaaTTGACACAAGGGGCCCGATGCCGATCAAGATGGATACGAAGGACCatgaagaaagagagggTGGTGCGGTGGATGAAGTCGAGTATACTTACGGAGAGTAG
- a CDS encoding Methionine-tRNA ligase, putative (Similar to TIGR gene model, INSD accession AAW40620.1): protein MVLRHLTRLSLCLRVSKSFAPASIRYSSSISSNTPTTPSLFTPEGDPANAKPFYVTTPIFYVNASPHIGHLHSLLLTDVLARFSRLRCPQRKVVFATGTDEHGLKIQQAAKANGVGEQEFCDDVSQRFRNLAKLANASNTDFIRTTEPRHVKAVEQFWNTLVGSGDIYKGTHSGWYSISDESFYAASQVTKRPEDGKMIAIETGNEVIWEEETNWKFRLGKHKEFLEKWLSQPESVHPNTVRLDLLRQTSSLEDLSVSRPSSRVKWAIPVPGDPEQSIYVWVDALINYITVLGYPDWQGKGERVGWPADVHVVGKDIIKFHALHWPSLLHSASLAAPKRIIAHAHWTMSHAKMSKSRGNVVDPIAAMTQWGEDGVRWYLMRIGGGLVDDADYNPAEVEVQYRLLADQMGNLLSRISGAKLLKKAKREFDWGDEKTGEKGKDRDEELDRMMAGMREEFEGKMEVFGVSQACGGVMDVIMATNKLFTSLAPWSPSTPSSVPALTYAYHALRLSAILLQPIIPAKAEEALDRLGVPAEERSWVDAVWPPSEGKELRTEKMVGSLKDASKRWKGKGHLFPLPEKDV from the exons ATGGTTCTACGGCACTTGACAAGGCTTTCGCTTTGCCTTCGAGTGTCCAAGTCTTTCGCCCCGGCCTCAATACGGTACTCGTCTAGTATATCTTCAAATACTCCCACAACTCCTTCACTATTCACCCCTGAAGGTGATCCAGCAAACGCAAAGCCATTTTATGTTACCACGCCAATCTTCTACGTTAATGCAT CTCCCCATATAGGTCACCTTCactctcttctcctcacAGATGTTCTTGCACGTTTTTCTCGCCTGAGATGTCCGCAACGCAAGGTTGTATTTGCAACAGGAACAGACGAACATGGCTTGAAAATTCAGCAGGCCGCCAAGGCGAACGGCGTTGGTGAGCAAGAGTTTTGTGATGACGTTAGTCAGAGGTTCAGA AACCTTGCGAAATTGGCCAACGCTTCAAATACGGATTTCATAAGGACCACTGAACCGCGGCATGTCAAAGCTGTTGAGCAATTTTGG AACACACTGGTTGGATCTGGAGATATATACAAAGGAACTCATTCTGGGTGGTACTCCATCTCCGATGAATCATTCTATGCCGCCTCCCAGGTTACCAAACGTCCCGAAGACGGTAAGATGATTGCAATAGAAACAGGTAACGAAGTGAtatgggaagaagagacaaaTTGGAAGTTTAGATTGGGAAAACACAAAGAGTTTTTGGAAAAATGGCTCAGCCAACCAGAAT CTGTCCATCCCAACACTGTCCGTCTCGATCTTCTCCGCCAAACATCATCTCTCGAAGATCTCTCCGTCTCCCGCCCTTCGTCTCGCGTGAAATGGGCTATTCCAGTTCCAGGAGATCCCGAACAGTCAATCTATGTTTGGGTTGACGCGTTGATCAATTATATTACTGTGCTTGGCTATCCGGATTGGCAAGGTAAAGGAGAGAGAGTCGGTTGGCCGGCGGATGTCCATGTGGTTGGGAAGGATATTATCAA ATTCCATGCGTTGCACTGGCCATCCCTTCTCCACTCCGCCTCCCTTGCTGCTCCCAAACGTATCATCGCCCATGCCCACTGGACTATGTCCCATGCCAAAATGTCCAAATCCCGAGGTAACGTCGTCGACCCAATCGCCGCTATGACACAGTGGGGTGAAGACGGAGTGAGGTGGTATCTGATGAGGATCGGAGGCGGATTAGTGGATGATGCGGATTATAATCCTGCGGAAGTTGAGGTGCAGTACCGACTTCTAGCGGATCAGATGGGGAACTTGCTCTCCCGGATTTCGGGAGCGAAACTCCTCAAGAAGGCGAAGAGGGAGTTTGACTGGGGGGATGAAAAGACTGGGGAAAAGGGTAAGGATAGGGATGAAGAGTTGGATAGGATGATGGCGGGAATGAGAGAGGAGTTTGAGGGGAAGATGGAAGTGTTTGGAGTAAGTCAGGCTTGTGGGGGTGTCATGGATGTTATTATGGCT ACCAATAAACTATTCACCTCTCTTGCACCCTGGTCACCATCTACACCTTCTTCCGTCCCAGCCTTGACATACGCATATCATGCTCTGCGGCTTTCAGCCATTCTGTTACAACCGATCATACCCGCCAAAGCTGAAGAAGCGCTTGACAGACTGGGCGTGCCCGCAGAAGAGAGGAGCTGGGTAGATGCAGTGTGGCCCCCGTCAGAGGGGAAGGAGTTGAGAACAGAAAAGATGGTGGGGAGTTTGAAAGACGCTAGTAAGAGGTGGAAGGGCAAGGGACACTTGTTCCCCCTTCCAGAAAAAGATGTATGA